One Streptomyces coeruleorubidus DNA segment encodes these proteins:
- a CDS encoding MurR/RpiR family transcriptional regulator yields MPPTDVTTLIRTELPRLAGSLRKVGELILEDPAAVTHCSAAELGRRTGTSQATVTRFCRAIGLDSYQHLLIELAQERGRGEVSDWGTAEIGPDISPDDSLERVVQVVGTADLRAIQQTIDRIDLDALERAAQALARARRIDVYGVGGSGAVTQETETRLFRIGCSVRGWTEVHAAATSAALLTPADVAIGISHSGATRETLEPFEMAKERGATTIALTTDPRSPLSRSADIRLISSSSETSFRAESMSSRHSVLMLVDCLYVRVAQLTYQRASASLALTDHITPQHAVKSRRSR; encoded by the coding sequence ATGCCTCCCACGGACGTCACCACACTGATCCGTACCGAGCTGCCCCGGCTGGCGGGCTCCCTGCGGAAGGTCGGCGAGCTGATCCTGGAGGATCCGGCCGCCGTCACCCACTGCTCGGCCGCCGAGCTGGGCCGCCGCACCGGCACCTCCCAGGCGACGGTGACCCGTTTCTGCCGGGCCATCGGGCTGGACTCCTACCAGCACCTGCTGATCGAACTGGCCCAGGAGCGCGGCCGGGGCGAGGTGTCCGACTGGGGGACCGCCGAGATCGGTCCCGACATCTCCCCGGACGACAGCCTCGAACGGGTCGTCCAGGTCGTCGGCACGGCGGACCTGCGGGCCATCCAGCAGACCATCGACCGGATCGACCTCGACGCGCTCGAACGCGCGGCCCAGGCCCTGGCCCGCGCCCGGCGCATCGACGTCTACGGCGTCGGCGGCAGCGGCGCGGTGACCCAGGAGACGGAGACCCGGCTGTTCCGCATCGGCTGCTCGGTCCGCGGCTGGACCGAGGTGCACGCGGCCGCCACCTCGGCGGCCCTGCTCACCCCGGCGGACGTGGCCATCGGCATCTCCCACTCCGGGGCGACCCGCGAGACCCTCGAACCGTTCGAGATGGCCAAGGAGCGCGGCGCCACCACGATCGCCCTGACGACCGATCCGCGCTCGCCCCTGTCCAGGTCCGCCGACATCCGGCTCATCTCGTCCTCCTCGGAAACCAGCTTCCGGGCCGAGAGCATGAGCAGCCGGCACTCCGTCCTGATGCTCGTCGACTGCCTGTACGTCCGGGTCGCCCAGCTCACCTACCAGCGCGCGAGCGCCTCGCTGGCGCTGACCGACCACATCACGCCGCAGCACGCGGTGAAGTCCCGGCGGTCCAGGTGA
- a CDS encoding peptidyl-prolyl cis-trans isomerase has product MTEEYAATVHGDPIPKQHVEAFLSASAFRSAGNCASNHNTAAHARQHTAALSARAERQRRRWATQVIVTDELARRACAERGLDPPRDVLPMHLLTVPESDVADLGSIVAAALAHSPAARALVADLEREQHIPETAVRDYYDRNRDRFLTPDALRRGVDPYDEPTPSDIQPYEHVRNAITRELRHAAARRAFFAWLDRARADVVYAEGHEHPGDPSHPDHEHRH; this is encoded by the coding sequence ATGACGGAGGAGTACGCGGCCACCGTCCATGGCGACCCGATCCCCAAGCAGCACGTGGAAGCCTTCCTGAGCGCCAGTGCCTTTAGGAGCGCGGGGAACTGCGCGAGCAACCACAACACCGCCGCACACGCACGACAACACACCGCGGCACTCTCCGCCCGCGCAGAACGCCAACGACGACGCTGGGCAACGCAGGTCATCGTCACCGACGAACTCGCCCGCCGGGCCTGCGCGGAACGAGGCCTCGACCCACCACGCGACGTCCTGCCGATGCACCTGCTCACCGTCCCCGAATCCGACGTCGCCGACCTGGGCAGCATCGTCGCGGCAGCCCTGGCCCACTCCCCGGCCGCCCGAGCCCTGGTCGCCGACCTGGAACGCGAGCAGCACATCCCGGAGACGGCCGTACGGGACTACTACGACCGCAACCGGGACCGCTTCCTCACCCCCGATGCCCTGCGCCGCGGCGTCGATCCCTACGACGAACCGACCCCCTCGGACATCCAGCCCTACGAGCACGTCCGCAACGCCATCACGCGGGAACTACGCCACGCCGCAGCCCGACGCGCGTTCTTCGCCTGGCTCGACCGCGCCCGCGCGGACGTCGTGTACGCCGAGGGCCACGAACACCCCGGCGACCCCTCCCACCCGGACCACGAACACCGCCACTGA
- a CDS encoding NEW3 domain-containing protein, which translates to MRVTSVESTELFTGTTEQPRQVVTVELSHTPGRTVRLTVEGPGLTGTTRTTVGESGTVRAEVPVTGEDLVPGDRSEITVTAADGDEVTSRTGEFTAAEPGWTMFMVSHFHYDPVWWNTQGAYTETWDVADDPATSGLPARTFDSRGQSGMSLVRAHCDLARRDPAYTFVLAEVDYLKPYWDAFPEERAFLRQLIRTGRVEIMGGTYNEPNTNLTGAEATIRNALYGDGFQRGIIGASPETAWQLDAFGHDPQFPGLMADAGVGSSSWARGPFHQWGPTLSVFGEEPRDPGRMQFPAEFDWIAPSGRGLLTAYMVNHYGAGWAIDNAPTLPEAEAAAYQLFQRLKQVALTRNVLLPVGGDYAPPCRWVMDIHRDWNARYVWPRFVSAIPRDFFAAVRAELETEGRKASPQTRDMNPVYTGKDVSYIDTKQAQRYGETLLADAEAWATLASLVTGRPYPDAALDKAWRQLVYGAHHDAITGSESDQVYIDLMTGWRELHDLAVSVHADATQALADQVAPGDGPDLVVFNSATWERRDVLTVDDPGLVPRGLPAVREDGRLHVVVPEVPGMGLTALPLAEGSVPGWAPGEGLTIRNEFYEVTVDPARGGGVSSLRALTEGGRELLRPGDIGNEIVVQEEYPRHPRFGEGPWHLTPTGTTAARGRDVTAEVRVEHSPAGSRITVTADLGLFRCTQRLTLWQGVDRLDVTTTVDGYDGADRLIRVRWPSDVLGGLPVHEVADAVIGRGFGFVEVDSERFPWTLDNPANTWFGLGSTARVAVHDDSGVLLGHRSIGVAELVYPDWDIAGDLGTPLAAALVRAGVTATSTIAGGPRYGDLEVDSNLPDLRIAVGGPDRNAVVAEALGWDPAAGRELKRQLSERGVAAVWIAPRACLREEWIPGADLRDLERLPLLVVAGARPEDDAKAVDAIVADLDDFTVSATAAGGGEALPPGDAWDGRSFAVLNRGTPGCVVTASGDLYMSLMRSCTGWPSGIWVDPPRRTAPDGSGFQLQRWSHTFEYAVVAGPGDWRELRLPQAGHAYNRPLTARLRQSSGAQSSDALPRQATLLGLEPAGEVLLDALKPLGSPLARGSEAPVDPGRGLVVRVHEVDGRPVRARVAGPSAWAAGARADVLERPGAPLAPGETGGLEVDLTGFEVATLLATPARPPHQAAGPGIAAHEPAQPVATRYWLHNSGPAPRGNMPVAVYLSPTALTADGPVTATVRVSSELTDAPVSGTVAFEVPPGWSTEPAELPYTLGPGGFTLTDITVTPPPDPAPGRHWLAARLSYGGQTYEDVVALDVPGGHRGPTLVTDLGVDRVSVRRGERARVPVTLRNTTLGPVNGTLWAVSSWGTWPGVAPGCQGFTVPGGEQLEPAIEVDGDAIPPGSYWLMAKVAWHGCVAYTKAVELEVRP; encoded by the coding sequence ATGCGCGTCACCTCTGTCGAGTCGACCGAGCTCTTCACCGGGACCACCGAGCAGCCGCGCCAGGTGGTGACCGTCGAGCTGAGCCACACTCCGGGCCGGACCGTGCGGCTCACCGTCGAGGGCCCGGGCCTCACCGGCACCACGCGGACCACCGTCGGCGAGTCCGGCACCGTTCGCGCCGAAGTCCCCGTCACCGGCGAGGACCTGGTCCCCGGCGACCGCAGCGAGATCACGGTCACCGCCGCGGACGGCGACGAAGTCACCTCCCGCACGGGCGAGTTCACGGCGGCCGAACCCGGCTGGACCATGTTCATGGTCAGCCACTTCCACTACGACCCCGTCTGGTGGAACACCCAGGGCGCTTACACGGAGACCTGGGACGTCGCCGACGACCCGGCGACCAGCGGACTGCCCGCCCGCACCTTCGACTCGCGCGGCCAGTCCGGCATGAGCCTGGTCCGCGCCCACTGCGACCTGGCCCGCCGCGACCCGGCGTACACCTTCGTACTCGCGGAGGTCGACTACCTCAAGCCCTACTGGGACGCCTTCCCGGAGGAACGCGCCTTCCTGCGGCAGCTGATCCGCACCGGCCGCGTGGAGATCATGGGCGGCACCTACAACGAGCCCAACACCAACCTCACCGGCGCGGAGGCGACGATCCGCAACGCCCTGTACGGCGACGGCTTCCAGCGCGGCATCATCGGCGCCTCGCCGGAGACAGCATGGCAGCTGGACGCCTTCGGGCACGACCCGCAGTTCCCGGGGCTGATGGCGGACGCGGGGGTCGGCTCCAGTTCGTGGGCGCGCGGGCCGTTCCACCAGTGGGGGCCGACGCTGTCGGTGTTCGGCGAGGAGCCGAGGGACCCGGGCCGGATGCAGTTCCCTGCCGAGTTCGACTGGATCGCCCCCTCGGGACGCGGGCTGCTCACCGCGTACATGGTCAACCACTACGGCGCCGGCTGGGCGATCGACAACGCGCCCACCCTGCCCGAGGCGGAGGCCGCCGCGTACCAGCTCTTCCAGCGGCTCAAGCAGGTCGCCCTCACCCGCAACGTGCTGCTCCCGGTGGGCGGGGACTACGCGCCGCCGTGCCGCTGGGTCATGGACATCCACCGCGACTGGAACGCCCGGTACGTCTGGCCCCGCTTCGTCAGCGCGATCCCCCGCGACTTCTTCGCCGCCGTGCGCGCGGAACTGGAGACGGAAGGCCGCAAGGCATCGCCCCAGACCCGCGACATGAACCCGGTCTACACCGGCAAGGACGTCTCCTACATCGACACCAAGCAGGCCCAGCGGTACGGCGAGACCCTCCTCGCCGACGCCGAGGCCTGGGCGACGCTCGCCTCCCTCGTCACCGGCCGCCCCTATCCGGACGCGGCCCTGGACAAGGCCTGGCGGCAACTCGTCTACGGCGCCCACCACGACGCCATCACCGGCTCGGAGTCGGACCAGGTCTACATCGACCTGATGACCGGCTGGCGGGAGCTGCACGATCTGGCCGTGAGCGTGCACGCCGACGCGACCCAGGCCCTGGCCGACCAGGTCGCTCCGGGCGACGGCCCCGACCTGGTCGTGTTCAACTCCGCGACCTGGGAGCGCCGTGACGTGCTGACGGTCGACGACCCGGGTCTCGTACCCCGGGGGCTCCCCGCGGTCCGCGAGGACGGCCGGCTCCATGTCGTCGTCCCGGAGGTGCCCGGCATGGGCCTCACGGCGCTCCCGCTCGCCGAGGGGTCCGTCCCCGGCTGGGCGCCCGGCGAGGGCCTCACCATCCGCAACGAGTTCTACGAGGTGACGGTCGACCCGGCACGCGGCGGTGGCGTCAGCAGTCTGCGCGCACTGACCGAGGGCGGCCGGGAGCTGCTGCGCCCCGGTGACATCGGCAACGAGATCGTCGTCCAGGAGGAGTACCCGAGGCATCCGCGCTTCGGCGAGGGCCCCTGGCACCTCACCCCGACCGGCACGACCGCGGCCCGCGGCCGGGACGTGACCGCCGAGGTACGCGTCGAGCACTCCCCCGCCGGTTCCCGCATCACCGTCACCGCCGACCTCGGCCTCTTCCGCTGCACCCAGCGGCTCACCCTGTGGCAGGGCGTCGACCGGCTCGACGTCACCACGACCGTCGACGGGTACGACGGCGCCGACCGGCTGATCCGGGTGCGCTGGCCCTCGGACGTCCTGGGCGGGCTGCCGGTGCACGAGGTGGCGGACGCGGTGATCGGGCGCGGGTTCGGCTTCGTCGAGGTGGACAGCGAACGGTTCCCCTGGACGCTGGACAACCCGGCCAACACCTGGTTCGGTCTCGGCTCCACCGCCCGCGTCGCCGTCCACGACGACTCCGGCGTGCTCCTCGGGCACCGCTCGATCGGCGTCGCCGAACTCGTCTACCCCGACTGGGACATCGCGGGCGACCTCGGCACCCCGCTCGCCGCGGCCCTGGTCCGCGCCGGGGTCACGGCGACCTCGACCATCGCGGGCGGCCCGCGCTATGGCGACCTGGAGGTCGACTCCAACCTCCCGGACCTCCGGATCGCCGTCGGCGGCCCCGACCGCAACGCCGTGGTCGCCGAGGCGCTCGGCTGGGACCCGGCGGCCGGGCGGGAGCTGAAGCGCCAGCTGTCCGAGCGGGGCGTGGCCGCCGTGTGGATCGCGCCGCGCGCCTGTCTGCGCGAGGAGTGGATCCCCGGGGCCGATCTGCGCGACCTGGAACGCCTGCCGCTGCTGGTGGTGGCGGGCGCCCGCCCCGAGGACGACGCCAAGGCGGTCGACGCGATCGTCGCCGACCTGGACGACTTCACGGTGAGCGCCACTGCCGCCGGTGGCGGCGAGGCCCTGCCACCGGGTGACGCCTGGGACGGCCGCAGCTTCGCCGTCCTCAACCGCGGCACGCCCGGCTGCGTGGTCACCGCCTCCGGCGACCTCTACATGTCCCTGATGCGCTCCTGCACCGGCTGGCCCTCCGGGATCTGGGTGGATCCACCGCGCCGCACCGCCCCCGACGGCTCGGGGTTCCAGCTCCAGCGCTGGTCGCACACCTTCGAGTACGCCGTCGTCGCGGGCCCGGGCGACTGGCGCGAACTGCGGCTGCCGCAGGCCGGGCACGCGTACAACCGTCCGCTGACGGCACGGCTGCGACAGTCCTCCGGTGCCCAGTCCTCCGATGCTCTGCCGAGGCAGGCGACCCTGCTCGGCCTGGAACCCGCCGGCGAGGTGCTGCTCGACGCGCTCAAGCCGCTCGGCTCCCCGCTGGCCCGGGGCAGCGAGGCACCCGTGGATCCGGGGCGGGGCCTCGTCGTCCGCGTGCACGAGGTCGACGGCCGGCCGGTACGGGCACGGGTGGCCGGGCCGTCGGCATGGGCGGCGGGCGCCCGCGCCGACGTCCTGGAGAGGCCCGGGGCGCCCCTCGCCCCGGGGGAGACCGGCGGCCTCGAGGTCGACCTGACCGGCTTCGAGGTCGCCACCCTCCTCGCCACGCCCGCCCGGCCGCCCCACCAGGCGGCCGGGCCCGGCATCGCCGCCCACGAGCCCGCCCAGCCCGTCGCCACCCGCTACTGGCTGCACAACTCCGGCCCCGCCCCGCGCGGCAACATGCCGGTCGCCGTGTACCTCTCCCCCACCGCCCTCACCGCCGACGGCCCCGTCACCGCGACCGTCCGCGTCTCCTCGGAGCTCACCGACGCGCCGGTGTCGGGCACGGTGGCCTTCGAGGTACCGCCCGGCTGGAGCACCGAGCCCGCCGAACTGCCGTACACCCTCGGCCCCGGCGGCTTCACCCTCACGGACATCACGGTGACACCCCCGCCGGACCCCGCCCCCGGCCGGCACTGGCTCGCCGCCCGGCTCTCCTACGGCGGCCAGACGTACGAGGACGTGGTGGCCCTGGACGTGCCGGGCGGGCACAGGGGCCCGACCCTGGTGACGGATCTGGGGGTTGATCGGGTGTCCGTGCGCCGGGGCGAGCGGGCACGGGTCCCCGTGACCCTGCGCAACACCACCCTCGGTCCCGTCAACGGCACCCTGTGGGCCGTGTCCTCCTGGGGCACCTGGCCCGGCGTCGCCCCGGGCTGCCAGGGCTTCACAGTGCCCGGCGGGGAGCAACTGGAGCCCGCGATCGAGGTGGACGGCGACGCGATCCCACCGGGTTCGTACTGGCTGATGGCGAAGGTGGCCTGGCACGGCTGTGTGGCCTACACGAAGGCCGTGGAGCTGGAGGTGAGGCCATGA
- a CDS encoding SIS domain-containing protein, with amino-acid sequence MSVESVSAQGFARESLAVLQQVIESAQGDVAAAADLVAECVRADGVVQAFGTGHSQALVLELAGRAGGFVPTNRLSIADLVLYGGEDPAVLDDPLLERRAGVAARLYDLAAPHPQDLFVVISNSGVNNVVVEMALHAKEHGHRVLALTSLAHTRAVPAAHPSGRKLADIADVVLDNAAPRGDCLLELPGGGSVCALSTLTGAMLVQMTVAEAAGRLLAAGERPPVYVSANVPGGFEGNLELEKKYAGRIRRTAS; translated from the coding sequence GTGTCCGTCGAGTCTGTGAGCGCCCAGGGGTTCGCGCGCGAGAGCCTCGCCGTCCTCCAGCAGGTCATCGAATCCGCCCAGGGCGACGTGGCCGCCGCCGCGGACCTGGTCGCCGAGTGCGTACGCGCGGACGGTGTCGTCCAGGCCTTCGGCACGGGCCATTCGCAGGCCCTCGTCCTCGAACTCGCCGGTCGCGCAGGCGGATTCGTCCCCACCAACCGGCTGAGCATCGCCGACCTCGTCCTCTACGGCGGTGAGGACCCGGCCGTGCTCGACGACCCGCTCCTCGAACGCCGGGCCGGGGTGGCCGCCCGGCTCTACGACCTGGCCGCCCCGCATCCCCAGGACCTGTTCGTCGTCATCTCCAACTCCGGCGTCAACAACGTCGTCGTCGAGATGGCCCTGCACGCCAAGGAACACGGCCACCGCGTCCTGGCCCTCACCTCCCTCGCCCACACCCGGGCCGTCCCCGCCGCCCATCCCAGCGGCCGGAAGCTGGCCGACATCGCCGACGTCGTCCTCGACAACGCGGCCCCGCGCGGCGACTGTCTGCTCGAACTGCCCGGCGGCGGCTCGGTCTGCGCCCTGTCCACGCTCACCGGCGCGATGCTGGTCCAGATGACGGTCGCCGAGGCGGCCGGCCGCCTCCTCGCCGCCGGCGAACGCCCGCCGGTCTACGTCTCGGCCAACGTGCCCGGCGGTTTCGAGGGCAACCTGGAGCTGGAGAAGAAGTACGCGGGCCGGATCCGCCGCACCGCGAGCTGA
- a CDS encoding beta-N-acetylglucosaminidase domain-containing protein, whose product MLAAGLALPPAPGAVAAPDRPPKTAVPQVWPQPKSLHAGPARLTVPDRVVAVVGRGTDPSARRVVETVLREAGAEQIVAVGKPPAKPGFTVFLGGPGESSATASALKRLGAPSPAGLPSGGYVLASGRKDGRTLLALSGADRTGTFYAAQTLRQLVTRTVPEVTVRDWPTARLRGVIEGFYGTPWSHAERLNQLDFYGRTKQNVYVYSPKDDPYLRARWREAYPPAELARLGELAGRADANHVRFTYALSPGLSVCYSSDADVEALTRKLDSLYAIGVRSFAIPLDDISYTKWNCAADEQEFGTGGGAAGDAQAQLLNRVWRDFSATHPGLEPLEMVPTEYSDLADSPYKKALREKLDPSVVVEWTGVGVIAPAITADQVTKAREVYGHPILVWDNYPVNDYVTSRLLLGPYTGREPGVAKAAAGVTANPMVQGEASRIALFTSAAYLWNPDAYDPKAAFLASVRDLAGPDAARWLRIFAENNHSSRLDATESPTLSALIAGFRKAYDEDSGLDRAAAALRSYFADMAATPGALRARLDNPGFLEETSAWLDKLGRYGTAGQTAVDLLLAGKRGDSEAVATYWGRLRAQRKELDAIPQQVSPGVMDRFLYTAMTENAPDPGVDAAFAPGSVSLKPGGSARVTLSFSDTAARTVSWKLTVPDGVTATPAEGTATVPAGGSVSATVTVTAREGASAGVRSVVVAGDGVLSRALPVQVTDGTGTPRALTANFSGASVGSVDLSSGKTTEIAVGANPGEVVTSADGRTAYAANQGSNTVSVIDVAQGKVTATVPVGKVPAGLALTPDGRTLWVANYGDGTVQPVDTAALTTGEPVQVGNGPENMAITPDGRTLYVPNIKDNTVTPVDLVTRKASAAVPVGPSPFNIVAAPDGRRVYVSDSGGSTVTPIDTATNDTEPTLLVSGQAYGLALSPDGRTLWVSPSTGDTVTPVDTVTGAPGEAVTVGRSAFDVALDWNGGTAYVTTADAGALVPVDTASGAVGAPLTTGAYPLAVALTPVPVK is encoded by the coding sequence CTGCTGGCCGCCGGCCTCGCCCTCCCGCCGGCGCCGGGCGCGGTCGCCGCACCGGACCGGCCCCCGAAGACCGCCGTGCCGCAGGTGTGGCCGCAGCCGAAGAGCCTGCACGCGGGGCCGGCCCGGCTCACGGTCCCCGACCGGGTCGTGGCGGTCGTCGGCCGCGGGACCGACCCGTCGGCCCGGCGCGTCGTCGAGACCGTCCTGCGGGAGGCCGGGGCCGAGCAGATCGTGGCGGTCGGCAAGCCGCCCGCGAAGCCCGGCTTCACCGTCTTCCTCGGCGGCCCGGGCGAGAGCAGCGCGACGGCCTCCGCCCTGAAGCGGCTGGGCGCCCCGTCCCCGGCCGGGCTGCCCTCCGGCGGCTACGTCCTCGCCTCGGGCCGCAAGGACGGCCGGACCCTCCTCGCCCTGTCCGGCGCCGACCGCACCGGCACCTTCTACGCCGCCCAGACCCTGCGCCAACTGGTCACCCGGACCGTGCCCGAGGTGACCGTCCGGGACTGGCCCACGGCCAGGCTGCGCGGCGTGATCGAGGGCTTCTACGGCACCCCCTGGTCACATGCCGAGCGGCTGAACCAGCTCGACTTCTACGGCCGCACCAAGCAGAACGTCTACGTCTACTCCCCCAAGGACGATCCCTACCTGCGCGCCCGGTGGCGTGAGGCGTACCCGCCCGCGGAGCTGGCGCGGCTCGGGGAACTGGCCGGCCGGGCCGACGCCAACCACGTCCGCTTCACCTACGCCCTCTCCCCCGGACTGTCCGTCTGCTACTCCTCGGACGCCGACGTCGAGGCCCTCACCCGCAAGCTGGACTCGCTGTACGCGATCGGTGTGCGCTCCTTCGCGATCCCGCTGGACGACATCAGCTACACCAAGTGGAACTGCGCGGCCGACGAGCAGGAGTTCGGCACGGGCGGCGGCGCCGCCGGGGACGCCCAGGCCCAGCTGCTCAACCGGGTGTGGCGGGACTTCTCCGCGACCCACCCCGGTCTGGAACCGCTGGAGATGGTCCCCACCGAGTACTCCGACCTCGCCGACTCCCCCTACAAGAAGGCGCTGCGGGAGAAGCTGGACCCGTCCGTGGTCGTGGAGTGGACCGGCGTCGGGGTGATCGCCCCCGCCATCACCGCCGACCAGGTCACCAAGGCCCGCGAGGTCTACGGCCATCCGATCCTGGTCTGGGACAACTACCCGGTGAACGACTACGTCACCAGCCGGCTGCTGCTCGGCCCCTACACCGGCCGCGAGCCCGGCGTGGCGAAGGCGGCGGCCGGGGTCACCGCCAACCCGATGGTCCAGGGCGAGGCCAGCCGGATCGCCCTGTTCACCTCCGCCGCCTACCTGTGGAACCCGGACGCCTACGACCCGAAGGCCGCCTTCCTCGCCTCCGTCCGCGACCTGGCCGGGCCGGACGCCGCCAGGTGGCTGCGGATCTTCGCCGAGAACAACCACTCGTCCCGGCTCGACGCGACCGAGTCCCCCACGCTCAGCGCGCTCATCGCCGGGTTCCGCAAGGCCTACGACGAGGACTCCGGCCTCGACCGGGCCGCCGCCGCGCTCCGGTCGTACTTCGCCGACATGGCCGCCACGCCCGGCGCGCTCCGCGCCCGTCTCGACAACCCCGGGTTCCTCGAGGAGACCTCGGCCTGGCTGGACAAGCTCGGCCGCTACGGCACCGCGGGCCAGACGGCCGTCGACCTGCTGCTGGCCGGCAAGCGGGGCGACAGCGAGGCGGTCGCCACGTACTGGGGCCGGCTCCGGGCCCAGCGCAAGGAACTCGACGCGATACCCCAGCAGGTGTCCCCGGGCGTGATGGACCGGTTCCTCTACACGGCGATGACCGAGAACGCCCCCGACCCGGGCGTGGACGCCGCGTTCGCGCCCGGGTCCGTCAGCCTGAAGCCGGGCGGCTCCGCCCGGGTGACTCTCTCCTTCTCCGACACCGCCGCCCGGACGGTCTCCTGGAAGCTGACCGTCCCCGACGGCGTCACCGCCACGCCGGCCGAGGGCACCGCGACGGTCCCGGCCGGGGGCAGCGTGTCCGCGACCGTCACGGTCACGGCCCGGGAGGGCGCGTCCGCCGGAGTGCGTTCGGTCGTGGTGGCGGGCGACGGCGTCCTCTCCCGCGCGCTGCCCGTCCAGGTCACCGACGGCACCGGCACACCGCGGGCGCTGACGGCCAACTTCAGTGGGGCGTCGGTCGGTTCGGTCGACCTGTCGTCGGGGAAGACGACGGAGATCGCCGTGGGAGCCAACCCCGGTGAGGTCGTGACGAGCGCGGACGGGCGCACCGCCTACGCGGCCAACCAGGGCTCGAACACCGTCAGCGTGATCGACGTGGCGCAGGGGAAGGTCACCGCCACGGTCCCGGTCGGCAAGGTCCCCGCCGGGCTCGCGCTCACCCCGGACGGCCGAACCCTCTGGGTCGCCAACTACGGGGACGGCACGGTCCAGCCGGTGGACACGGCCGCCCTCACCACGGGCGAACCCGTCCAGGTGGGCAACGGACCCGAGAACATGGCGATCACACCCGACGGCCGCACGCTCTACGTGCCCAACATCAAGGACAACACGGTCACCCCGGTCGACCTGGTCACCCGGAAGGCTAGTGCCGCCGTCCCCGTCGGCCCGAGTCCCTTCAACATCGTGGCCGCGCCCGACGGGAGGAGGGTGTACGTGTCCGACTCCGGCGGTTCCACGGTCACTCCGATCGACACGGCCACGAACGACACCGAGCCGACGCTCCTGGTCTCCGGCCAGGCCTACGGTCTCGCCCTGTCACCGGACGGCCGGACGCTGTGGGTCAGCCCCAGCACCGGCGACACCGTCACGCCCGTCGACACGGTCACCGGCGCCCCCGGCGAGGCGGTGACGGTCGGCAGGTCCGCCTTCGACGTCGCCCTGGACTGGAACGGCGGCACGGCGTACGTGACCACCGCCGACGCGGGCGCCCTGGTCCCGGTCGACACGGCGTCCGGTGCCGTCGGGGCGCCGCTGACGACAGGTGCCTATCCGCTGGCCGTCGCGCTGACGCCCGTACCGGTGAAGTGA
- a CDS encoding extracellular solute-binding protein, giving the protein MRARRLTGSLTCLVVLTLTAAGCGLSGGGSDGGDATAGGCKVDKGNVGSGKLSGEVKGKITFQTTNLKKDFGKYFNGVIDAFEQAHPGTKVNWIDDPGDATFTQRLVADAQGCTLPDVVNINVNTAVALTKNGYLLNLDDKAPDAGKPFVPALWKSSVYADADGKKVHSVLPWYSGGIVQTFNTDLMEKAGLDPAKPPTTVLGLFDDAEKIAKVSGGEYYAFLANPQLRIPADWQQMGVKILSEDGKKFTFADDPKTARWVEAMTKLYKAGGMPRDSLSSTQDPANVYGQGKLVYGPTNPNFLRFIQQNNPSVYKKTGVARYMLDALGHTVGAPQYIGTASTSKNASTALAFAQFLTNAENQLEWAKDPNVVIFPSTTASLNDPFFQSVKGDDPFAEARKIVASDRKTATADEIALTPGELNAISAQIQLAMQGKKSAEDALKEAQSKANQLIEQGS; this is encoded by the coding sequence ATGCGCGCAAGAAGACTCACCGGATCCCTGACCTGTCTGGTCGTCCTGACGCTGACGGCCGCCGGCTGCGGCCTGTCCGGCGGCGGCTCCGACGGCGGCGACGCCACGGCCGGCGGCTGCAAGGTCGACAAGGGCAACGTCGGCTCCGGCAAGCTCTCCGGCGAAGTCAAGGGAAAGATCACTTTCCAGACCACCAACCTGAAGAAGGACTTCGGGAAGTACTTCAACGGCGTCATCGACGCCTTCGAGCAGGCCCACCCCGGCACCAAGGTCAACTGGATCGACGACCCGGGCGACGCCACCTTCACCCAGCGCCTGGTCGCCGACGCGCAGGGCTGCACGCTGCCGGACGTGGTGAACATCAACGTCAACACGGCGGTGGCGCTGACGAAGAACGGCTACCTGCTGAACCTGGACGACAAGGCACCGGACGCGGGCAAGCCGTTCGTGCCCGCGCTGTGGAAGTCGAGCGTGTACGCCGACGCGGACGGCAAGAAGGTGCACAGCGTGCTGCCCTGGTACTCCGGCGGCATCGTGCAGACCTTCAACACCGACCTGATGGAGAAGGCGGGCCTGGACCCGGCGAAACCTCCGACGACCGTGCTCGGCCTGTTCGACGACGCGGAGAAGATAGCCAAGGTCTCCGGCGGCGAGTACTACGCGTTCCTCGCCAACCCGCAGCTGCGCATCCCCGCCGACTGGCAGCAGATGGGCGTCAAGATCCTGTCCGAGGACGGCAAGAAGTTCACCTTCGCCGACGACCCGAAGACGGCCCGGTGGGTCGAGGCCATGACGAAGCTCTACAAGGCCGGCGGCATGCCGAGGGACTCGCTGTCCTCCACGCAGGACCCGGCCAACGTCTACGGCCAGGGCAAGCTGGTCTACGGCCCCACCAACCCCAACTTCCTGCGGTTCATCCAGCAGAACAACCCGAGCGTCTACAAGAAGACCGGTGTCGCCCGCTACATGCTGGACGCCCTCGGCCACACCGTCGGCGCCCCGCAGTACATCGGTACCGCGTCCACCAGCAAGAACGCCTCGACTGCGCTGGCCTTCGCGCAGTTCCTGACGAACGCCGAGAACCAGCTGGAGTGGGCCAAGGACCCGAACGTCGTCATCTTCCCGTCGACCACGGCCTCCCTGAACGACCCGTTCTTCCAGTCGGTCAAGGGCGACGATCCCTTCGCCGAGGCCCGCAAGATCGTAGCCAGTGACCGCAAGACCGCCACGGCCGAC